The genomic window TATGATACAGAGCAAATATGAACTAAATAAGTAAATGATTACTTTTTAGGTTTTTTAGCACCATATTTAGAGCGAGCTTGTTTGCGGTCTTTAACGCCTTGAAGGTCAAGAGCACCACGAACAATGTGATAACGTACACCTGGCAAGTCTTTAACACGACCACCACGGATTAGAACAACACTGTGCTCCTGAAGGTTGTGACCTTCACCGCCGATGTATGAAATTACTTCATAGCCATTAGTAAGACGAACTTTAGCCACCTTACGCATAGCAGAGTTTGGTTTTCTTGGAGTAGTGGTATACACACGAGTACATACACCGCGACGTTGTGGGCAGTTTTCAAGAGCTGGGCTCTTACTTTTCATAACGGCAGTTTCACGTGGTTTACGCACTAACTGATTGATAGTAGGCATGCTTATCCTTTAAATATTGTTATTAATCTTTAAATAAAGACGGCCCTTTAAAATTTAAGGACCTACTCATTCATGAGTAAATAGGTATAAAAAAACATACTAGTAAAATTTACTAGTAAGCCCACTAAATTAACACGTATTTGGCAATGAGTCAATAATTAAAGGGCAGATTTTGTACTAAAAACAAACAGTTAAGGATTTATTAGCTCTTCTAGACCTAAATTATGAAATGCCTTATATGTGGTGGCAATGAATAAGTAATCCATCCAGTTTTTAATAACACCCTCTATTAGTAATTTGCAATTGGAAGAATTTGGATCACACACATATTCTCTAGTTTCTGATATTGAATCTAGAATTTGATGCATCTTTGCATCTAAGTTAGAAAAATTATCTCTTTCATTAATGGAAAGTGCCTTTAGATTTAGTTCTATAAGACTTGTTTCATAAGACAATTTTTCCCTTAATGAATTTAATCTTTTGAGATAACCTGGGTCTTGTGAATGACTTTTGTCAGAAAACTCATCCAAAATAATTTTTGAATGATATGACATTAGGTAATGACATGTCGCACCCAATGTATCCTTTTGGTTATGCCCATTATAAATTTCGGCTAACAAAAGGCAGATCTCATTGCCAAATAAATTATTTTTTTCGATTATTGTTTCTACGACTTTTTGCTCATCTTTATTATGAGTGGCAATAAATTCAGTTAAGTTTTTATCTAAGACTTCTTTAATTTTCGAATTACTATCTTCTACGCAATTTTGAAAGTCCACTGCACCAGAATTTGCCTTGCAATTACTCTCATCCAAAAATATGAGAGCATTCTCGTAAGGCGAGCCAATAATATCTGGAACTTGAAACTCAACAAAAACCGAAGAAATGTAATGATCCAAAATAATATCAACATAAGATTCCAACATGGTCAGATATGAATCTAAACATTCGCCTGTTTTTTCGTTATGTGCACAGATAGTATTTTCAAGCTCATTGAAACTAGAAAGCACCTCATCAAATTGTTTTTCTTTGCTTTCAGATTGTGAATAATGGGCAACCAAATTTAGATACTTCTTCAAAATGGCAATTTTTATTTGTAACTTTTGTGAATAAACAAGTTCTTTTGATAATTGATTTTGAGTTTTCTCTAAGTAGGTTAGATTTTCTACGAATCTATAATTAAGTTCGTACAAGCAAGTAATAAAATTCAGATCAAATTCTAAGTCTTTTATTTCGATCTCATCCAAATATGGCACTGCGAGTTCGCACCCCCTCTTACTAAACCCTCTCCAATACTTTTTTATATTGCCTTTCGTGGTCTCTGTTAACTTAGTGTACTGGATTTTTTGGTCTCTAATTTTCTCAATACTCTTTAAATTAGTGGCAAAGCAATCGTCTACTTCACCTTTCCAATAGAATTTAGTACAAACATTTTCAACTTCACTGATATTGGGTATTTCGTGAGCTGCGATGCCTTTCAGTGAAATTGTGAGTAAACAAAATATGGTGGCAATGATGTTTTTCAGTGTCATGGCGATTGTGATAAGAGACCTAGTTTTGGCAATAGCATTCTCTTAGTCATAAAATACACATTCCTTAGCCAGTCGTTGTGATACTTTTGCCATGCTAATTGTCTTCGTTCATTAAATGATTTTGTTGATATTTTATTCCACAAGATTATTGCCTGTTTGAAAGCGGAATAATTAAAATCGGGTTCAATACGCATATTTGTTTTACCAAGTGTTTCGTAATTGATATCAATCATACTTAGAAAAAATATAGTTTTTGCTTGCTCATATTCAATTGCATTTTTGTATTCATTTTTTGTGATTAAGTACTCATTAAACTTCTTTGTGCTAAAGCCCTCTATATAAGCAGAAGTATCAGAAAATTTCACGGTTTTGTTCTTTTCATAAATTTCAGAAATGCTATCAATAAATTCGTTTCTAAATTTTGTATACAACGCCCTTAAGTTTTGATTAAACGATAATTTGCTACTTTTCAAGCAACTAGCATTTTTACTAAATTTTCAAAGGGTCTCATATGAGCGGTTCCATTTAACAATAAGCTCACTGAACAGTTTTTGAATTTTATCTTTAGTGTAGGATGTATACAATCCCAATTCTATGCCTAGGATTGGTATGTATGAATTTAGGGTACTAATTAAATATTCATTAATAAATTCACCGTTATGATTTTCTAAATCACGAGCTGGCGAATAGCTATTATCTAATGAACTTATGAGTCCCGCATAAAGGCTATAAAGACTGCTACTTTTCTCTACGATATACAAATTAACTGACGACTCTTGTTCTGCAGTTGACATGCTGTACAACTCGCAAGAGTTACTTTTATAAGCGTCCCAATTCTCTACAGCTTGTAAGAAATTTTCCTTTTCGGTATCTGGCAATGAATAAGTAATCCATCCAGTTTTTAATATCCTGTAAAACTATAGCTGAGACTGAATTATTGAAAATAAAAAGAAAGAAAAAATAGAATTCTTAACATTTAATTTTATTTGGCTAAAGGTGAATTTAAAATAATTTTTATACCCCAAATCAGAGACCCAATATCCTCTTAGCCCTCTCTATAACTGGCTTATCAACCATCTGCCCGTCTAGACTAAAAGCTGACTCGCCGTGCACTACCACAGCATCCATCACAGACTGTGCCCATGCGAGCAATTCTGGATCTACGGCAAACACATCTTTTACAACCCCAACTTGCTTCGGATGAATGCACAAGCCACCAGCGAAGCCCATGCCTTTAGCAAATTTCAAACGAGACGCATAACCATCTACGTTTTTGTAATCGGAGTATACAGAAGCTAATGGACCTTGAATACCCGCACAGCTACTTGCTATTGCAAGGTCGGCGTAAATCTGCTTCATTAAAAATTCAAGCCCCGCATCTATCTTCACGTCAGAGCCAGTAACAGGTAACCCCATCGAAATTCCAAGATCGAGCTCGCCGATGGACATAGCCAACGTGCCAGAACTACTTGCAATTTCACGCAAAGCCACCAGCCCACGAGCAGTTTCTATCAAAGTAATCACACGTAAACCTGTCCGCTCATAAATAGCGTGCACCTGATCGGCGGTCTCTACTTTAGGTAACATCACACAAAATAGTTTAAACTTAAACTTTTCGCATAACGCCAAATCTTCCTCATGCCATTGAGTGTCATCGCTATTCAAACGCACGCATAGGTTCTGCTCCGAATCAGTTACTAGATAATCAGCCAAAGCATCACGTGCCGTAGCCTTATCCAAGGGACCGACGGCATCTTCCAAATCGACAATTACAATATCCGCACCCGTCGCAACAGCCTTTGAAATTCTATCTGTGCGGGTCGCAGGCACAAACAGTCCGCTTCTTATAATCGCACCCATCAGATAACACCCTTAGATTTCATTTCGCTAATACGATCGCTTGCAAATCCAAGCTCCTCCAAAATTGCTTCCGAGTGCTGCCCTAAATCAGGTACAGGATCCATGCGGTATTCGAACTTATCATTAACTCCTGGTGGCAATGGTGCCGCAACCTCACCCACAGGTGTATTCACCATTCTCCAACGATTGCGAGCTTTTAGTTGCTCGTGTTCCCATACGTCATGCATATCGTTCACAGAGGCATTTGCGATTCCGCATTTATCAAGGCGTTCTATAAGCTCATCCTTGCTCATAGCAATCAATTTGCCCTTTATCCTTATATCAAGGTCTTCGCGATTTTTCTGACGCAGATTATTTGAAGCATATCTCTCATCGTAAGCCATATCAGGCTCCTCGATAACTTCCTCGCAAAACCTCACCCACTCACGTTGGTTCTGCAGACCGAGCATCACAGTTTGATCATCTGCAACTTGAAATGGACCATATGGATAAATTGTCGCATGATGAGCACCAGCACGTGCAGGCGGTTCAGCTCCATCAAACGCATAATACAAAGGAAAGCCCATCATCTCAACCATAGTCTCAAGCATGGACATATCGATATGAGAGCCCTCTCCAATTCGATCACGAAGCATTAAAGCTGCCAAAATGTTTGAGTATGCAAAGAAACCTGTGCTTGAATCCGCTATAGAAACTCCTGCTTTAGTCATTTCATCAGGCGTGCCAGTAACTGATAAAAATCCGCTCTCACTTTGTACAAGCAAATCATAAGCCTTTTTCTGCTCATATGGACCACCTATCCCATACCCAGAAATATCACAGCAAATCAATCGAGGGTAACGATTACGCAACTGATCATACGATAGACCAAGTCGCCCTATTGCCCCTGGTGCTAAATTCTGCACTAACACGTCCACTTTTGGGAGCAAGCATTCAAGCACCTCTTGAGCCTCTTGGGATTTTAAATCCAATGTTAGACTTTCTTTTGAGCGATTAATCCACGTAAAGTGAGAGGACATACCCCTAATGCGATCGTCATAGCCACGTGCAAAGTCACCCACTCCAGGACGTTCAACTTTAATAACGCGAGCCCCCATATCTGCAAGCAATCGCGTACAAAACGGTGCCGCAACCGCATGCTCAAAACTAAGAACCAATACCCCATCCAAGGGGCGAATATTACCTTGATTCATAAGTAATCATGCCCTCATGCGCAAGAATCCCGTCCTGTTCGGCCCAACACACAGACGTAGCAGAGCCTCCTTCTGTAGGCAAATCAAAATCCCCACCTACCCTATAAGGAATATTGCAAATAATTGGACGCACACCCCTGTATTTATACCTAGTTACACGCACCTCAGGGTGTGCCTGCTCAAAGCCCTGAACAACAAAAGTTGCTGTTAAAGGTCCATGTACTACTAAATCAGGGTATCCTTCTTCCTTCGTAGCATATGGCACATCATAATGAATTCGATGACTATTCGCAGTGACAGCTGAATATCTAAATAACATAGTTGGAGTTGGCAATATTTCCGTACTCCATGCCCCCTTGCCCGTATGCTCCTTTCCGTAAAGCTTAGGAGGAGTTGGTTCGCGATAAACAATATTTTGTAGCTCTCTAACAGCCACTTCACCATCCTGCACCACCTCATGTTCAACGCTGACAAAAGTCAGCTTCCCCGTAGTACCTTCTTTAAACTTAATATCTGATACACGCGATTTACGAGTCGCCTCTTTTCCGACAATTAAAGGCTTCAGAAATTCAACATCTCCTCCCGCCCACATGCGATTCGTACCCTCAAGCGGGGGCAAAAATCCGCCCGTTATTTCGTGACCGTCCTTTCGAGTATTTGCATATGGTGCCATTTCATTAAAAAAACACCAATGCCATAAGTATGGCAATGCCCCTCCCTCCTCAGGCACGTCAACATCCAAAGCCCTTGCTATTTTATGAACATGAACTGAATCTAAGATTTGGGTGACGGAGGAGGTATTGCCCACCCAAGAAGAAAAATCTTCTTTCATTATCGATTTCCATACTTTATTTCAACAGATAGAATATGTAACATAATGGAATTTCTGTCAATTAGTAAAGGAACGTATTTTGAACTCCCATACACCTGAAAATTCGTATATGGATATACGCGAGGGCATCCGTGATTTGATGTCAAATTTTTCGGCGGATTATTTTCGTCGTGTGGATGAGGAGAGAGGTTATCCTGAAGAGTTTGTGGACACTCTAACTCAAGCTGGATGGCTTGCCGCCTTGATTCCAGAAAAGTATGGTGGATCTGGGTTATCACTTACAGAAGCTACTGTAATCATGGAAGAGATAAACAGATGTGGCGGAAATTCTGGTGCAGTTCATGGTCAAATGTATAACATGGGCACATTGCTCAGACATGGGTCAGAGGAGCAAAAGCATTTATATCTTCCAAAGATTGCAAGTGGAGAGTTGCGTTTGCAGTCCATGGGCGTGACTGAGCCTACAACTGGAACCGATACGACCAAAATTAAAACTACAGCTGTTCGTAAAGGCGACCGATATATCGTGAATGGGCAGAAGGTTTGGATTTCCCGTGTTCAGCATAGCGATTTGATGATATTGCTAGCACGCACCACACCAATTGAACAGTGCGAAAAAAAGTCGCACGGCATGTCTATTTTTCTAGTAGATATTAAGGAGGCAATGTCCTCTGGAATGACTGTACAACCAATTCCTAATATGGTTAATCACGAGACCAATGAACTCTTTTTCGATAATCTTGAAATTCCTGCGGAGAATTTAATAGGCGAAGA from Taylorella equigenitalis ATCC 35865 includes these protein-coding regions:
- a CDS encoding HpcH/HpaI aldolase/citrate lyase family protein, which translates into the protein MGAIIRSGLFVPATRTDRISKAVATGADIVIVDLEDAVGPLDKATARDALADYLVTDSEQNLCVRLNSDDTQWHEEDLALCEKFKFKLFCVMLPKVETADQVHAIYERTGLRVITLIETARGLVALREIASSSGTLAMSIGELDLGISMGLPVTGSDVKIDAGLEFLMKQIYADLAIASSCAGIQGPLASVYSDYKNVDGYASRLKFAKGMGFAGGLCIHPKQVGVVKDVFAVDPELLAWAQSVMDAVVVHGESAFSLDGQMVDKPVIERAKRILGL
- a CDS encoding acyl-CoA dehydrogenase family protein; its protein translation is MDIREGIRDLMSNFSADYFRRVDEERGYPEEFVDTLTQAGWLAALIPEKYGGSGLSLTEATVIMEEINRCGGNSGAVHGQMYNMGTLLRHGSEEQKHLYLPKIASGELRLQSMGVTEPTTGTDTTKIKTTAVRKGDRYIVNGQKVWISRVQHSDLMILLARTTPIEQCEKKSHGMSIFLVDIKEAMSSGMTVQPIPNMVNHETNELFFDNLEIPAENLIGEEGMGFKYILDGLNAERTLIAAECIGDGYWFIDKVSSYVKEREVFGRPIGQNQGVQFPIAKAYINIEAASLMRYEASRLFDAHKPMGAQANMAKLLAADASWEAANCCLQFHGGFGFANEYDVERKFRETRLYQVAPISTNLIYSYIAEHVLGLPRSF
- a CDS encoding HTD2 family dehydratase — translated: MKEDFSSWVGNTSSVTQILDSVHVHKIARALDVDVPEEGGALPYLWHWCFFNEMAPYANTRKDGHEITGGFLPPLEGTNRMWAGGDVEFLKPLIVGKEATRKSRVSDIKFKEGTTGKLTFVSVEHEVVQDGEVAVRELQNIVYREPTPPKLYGKEHTGKGAWSTEILPTPTMLFRYSAVTANSHRIHYDVPYATKEEGYPDLVVHGPLTATFVVQGFEQAHPEVRVTRYKYRGVRPIICNIPYRVGGDFDLPTEGGSATSVCWAEQDGILAHEGMITYESR
- the rpsL gene encoding 30S ribosomal protein S12, with amino-acid sequence MPTINQLVRKPRETAVMKSKSPALENCPQRRGVCTRVYTTTPRKPNSAMRKVAKVRLTNGYEVISYIGGEGHNLQEHSVVLIRGGRVKDLPGVRYHIVRGALDLQGVKDRKQARSKYGAKKPKK
- a CDS encoding CaiB/BaiF CoA transferase family protein, translating into MNQGNIRPLDGVLVLSFEHAVAAPFCTRLLADMGARVIKVERPGVGDFARGYDDRIRGMSSHFTWINRSKESLTLDLKSQEAQEVLECLLPKVDVLVQNLAPGAIGRLGLSYDQLRNRYPRLICCDISGYGIGGPYEQKKAYDLLVQSESGFLSVTGTPDEMTKAGVSIADSSTGFFAYSNILAALMLRDRIGEGSHIDMSMLETMVEMMGFPLYYAFDGAEPPARAGAHHATIYPYGPFQVADDQTVMLGLQNQREWVRFCEEVIEEPDMAYDERYASNNLRQKNREDLDIRIKGKLIAMSKDELIERLDKCGIANASVNDMHDVWEHEQLKARNRWRMVNTPVGEVAAPLPPGVNDKFEYRMDPVPDLGQHSEAILEELGFASDRISEMKSKGVI